In the Hylaeus volcanicus isolate JK05 chromosome 1, UHH_iyHylVolc1.0_haploid, whole genome shotgun sequence genome, one interval contains:
- the LOC128884930 gene encoding spermine synthase isoform X3, protein MLTPIKRGGPFDRYFPTADDRLLEYDIDKLVFEARSPYQKVQIVHSKSLGNLLVLDELQNISEADLIYTETLMQRGKENYTGKEIVILGGGDGGLLWELLKEKPKFVTMLEIDDIVIKACSQHMRTICGDCLDKRKAENYEIIVGDCAKTLAHMIEEGRQFDYVFGDLTDIPISTTPHGDAWDFMRLILNSSMKVLKPTGKYMTHGNGASCPESLEMYEQVLSQLCRPVTFTKNSAFIPSFFEDWVFYQVSLK, encoded by the exons ATGCTTACACCAATTAAACGCGGTGGACCTTTTGACAGATACTTTCCTACCGCCG atGACAGACTGCTTGAATATGATATAGATAAATTGGTCTTTGAGGCACGCTCTCCTTATCAAAAAGTGCAAATCGTGCATTCAAAGTCACTAGGGAACTTATTGGTTCTCGATGAATTGCAGa ATATATCTGAAGCAGACCTTATATATACAGAAACTTTGATGCAGCGTGGAAAGGAGAATTATACAGGAAAGGAGATAGTTATTTTAGGAGGAGGGGATGGTGGTTTACTCTGGGAACTGCTCAAGGAAAAACCAAAATTCGTTACAATGCTGGAA attGATGATATTGTTATAAAAGCTTGCAGTCAACATATGAGAACCATATGCGGAGATTGTCTAGATAAAAGAAAGGCAGAGAACTATGAA ATTATCGTTGGAGATTGTGCAAAAACTTTAGCACACATGATAGAAGAAGGTCGACAGTTCGACTACGTCTTTGGTGACCTCACTGACATACCGATCAGTACTACTCCGCATGGTGATGCATGGGACTTTATGAGACTTATTCTAAATTCCTCAATGAAAGTTTTGAAGCCTACTGGGAAATATATGACTCAT GGCAATGGAGCATCCTGTCCAGAATCGCTAGAAATGTACGAGCAAGTCCTCTCACAACTTTGTCGACCAGTAACATTTACTAAAAATAGCGCTTTTATACCCTCTTTCTTCGAGGATTGGGTCTTCTACCAAGTATCGTTAAAATGA